A DNA window from Bradyrhizobium barranii subsp. barranii contains the following coding sequences:
- a CDS encoding diguanylate cyclase domain-containing protein, with amino-acid sequence MSAQVFADKVQFGLTESIGMAEATVSMSGIDALMRAADHALYQTKAEGRNR; translated from the coding sequence ATGAGCGCGCAGGTCTTTGCCGACAAGGTTCAGTTCGGCCTCACCGAGAGCATCGGCATGGCGGAGGCCACCGTCAGCATGTCCGGCATCGACGCACTGATGAGAGCGGCCGATCATGCGCTCTACCAGACCAAGGCGGAAGGCCGCAATCGCTGA
- a CDS encoding carboxymuconolactone decarboxylase family protein has translation MRLPILDPKDLSDEQKPLYDDMRAGIKDHFKGFVNMRDDGALLGPWNPWIREPRFGKPVWELVKAIASNPLLPAPVREVAILVTGSHFRSGYELYAHVLVAEQRGLSDEKLATIVAGQRPVDLTKQEAVAYDVASALVSGGVLPELTWRAAVKEFGEHGAAELSYLVGVYCMVSVTLNTFDVPVPE, from the coding sequence GTGCGCCTTCCCATTCTCGATCCGAAAGACCTGAGCGACGAACAGAAGCCGCTCTATGACGACATGCGAGCCGGCATCAAGGATCACTTCAAGGGTTTCGTGAACATGCGCGACGACGGCGCGTTGCTTGGGCCCTGGAATCCCTGGATCCGCGAGCCGCGTTTCGGCAAGCCGGTGTGGGAGCTGGTCAAGGCAATCGCATCGAACCCGCTGCTGCCGGCGCCGGTGCGTGAGGTCGCGATCCTCGTCACCGGCTCGCATTTCCGTTCCGGCTACGAGCTCTATGCTCATGTGCTCGTTGCCGAGCAGCGCGGCCTCTCCGACGAGAAGCTCGCGACGATCGTCGCCGGCCAGCGGCCGGTCGATCTCACCAAGCAGGAAGCCGTCGCCTACGACGTGGCGTCCGCATTGGTCAGCGGCGGTGTGCTGCCGGAATTGACCTGGCGCGCCGCGGTGAAGGAGTTCGGCGAGCACGGCGCGGCCGAGCTGTCCTATCTCGTCGGCGTCTACTGTATGGTCTCGGTTACCCTCAACACGTTCGACGTGCCGGTGCCGGAGTAG
- a CDS encoding Lrp/AsnC family transcriptional regulator, protein MAARLDRTDLKMLRLLQNNGRLSNAELAETVAISPATCHRRTQRLFEDGFIAAVRAMVAPKKVAKGTLVMVGVVLDRSTPESFATFEQAITRLKCVLDCHLVAGDFDYFLKIRVGDMEDFNRIHGEQLIALPGVRQTRTFFVMKEVVDNAPLEF, encoded by the coding sequence ATGGCCGCTCGGCTCGACCGTACCGACCTCAAGATGTTGAGATTGCTGCAAAATAACGGCCGGCTGAGCAACGCCGAGCTGGCCGAAACCGTCGCCATCAGCCCCGCCACCTGCCATCGCCGCACCCAGCGCCTGTTCGAGGACGGCTTCATTGCCGCGGTCCGCGCCATGGTCGCGCCGAAGAAGGTGGCGAAGGGCACGCTTGTGATGGTCGGCGTCGTGCTCGACCGCTCGACCCCGGAGAGTTTTGCCACCTTCGAGCAAGCGATCACCAGGCTGAAATGCGTGCTCGACTGCCACCTCGTCGCCGGCGACTTCGACTATTTCCTCAAGATCCGCGTCGGCGACATGGAGGATTTCAACCGCATCCACGGCGAACAGCTGATCGCACTGCCCGGCGTACGCCAGACCCGCACCTTCTTCGTGATGAAGGAGGTCGTCGACAACGCGCCGCTGGAGTTTTGA
- a CDS encoding 1-aminocyclopropane-1-carboxylate deaminase yields the protein MLDKFARYPLTFGPTPIEKLERLSKHLGGNVEIYAKREDCNSGLAYGGNKLRKLEYIIPDAIASNADTLVSIGGVQSNHTRMIAAVAAKIGMKCRLVQEAWVPHEDAVYDRVGNIMLSRIMGADVRLVDDGFDIGIRKSWEQAIEEVKAAGGKPYAIPAGASVHKFGGLGYVGFAEEVRKQEAELGFKFDYIVVCTVTGSTHAGMLVGFAADGRARKVIGIDASFTPAQTKAQVLSIAQNTAKLVELGKDIVEDDVVLIEDYAYPAYGVPSEETKEAIRLTARLEAMITDPVYEGKSMQGLIDLTQKGHFEKGAKILYAHLGGAPALNGYGYAFRNG from the coding sequence ATGCTGGACAAATTCGCGCGCTATCCGCTGACCTTCGGCCCGACGCCCATCGAGAAGCTGGAGCGGCTGTCGAAGCATCTCGGCGGCAATGTCGAGATCTATGCCAAGCGCGAGGACTGCAATTCCGGGCTCGCCTATGGCGGCAACAAGCTGCGCAAGCTCGAATACATCATCCCCGACGCGATCGCCTCGAACGCGGACACGCTGGTCTCGATCGGTGGCGTGCAGTCCAACCACACCCGCATGATCGCCGCCGTCGCGGCCAAGATCGGCATGAAGTGCCGACTGGTGCAGGAAGCCTGGGTCCCGCACGAGGACGCCGTCTATGACCGCGTCGGCAACATCATGCTGTCGCGCATCATGGGCGCCGACGTGCGCCTGGTGGATGACGGCTTCGACATCGGCATCCGCAAGAGCTGGGAGCAGGCGATCGAGGAGGTGAAGGCGGCGGGCGGCAAGCCCTATGCGATTCCCGCCGGCGCATCCGTGCACAAATTCGGCGGGCTCGGCTATGTCGGCTTCGCCGAGGAAGTACGCAAGCAGGAAGCCGAGCTCGGCTTCAAGTTCGACTACATCGTGGTCTGCACCGTCACCGGTTCCACCCATGCCGGCATGCTGGTCGGCTTCGCCGCCGACGGCCGCGCGCGAAAGGTGATCGGCATCGACGCCTCGTTCACGCCGGCGCAAACGAAGGCGCAGGTGCTTTCGATCGCGCAGAACACCGCCAAGCTCGTTGAGCTCGGCAAGGATATCGTCGAAGACGACGTCGTGCTGATCGAGGACTACGCTTATCCCGCCTATGGCGTGCCGTCGGAAGAGACCAAGGAAGCGATCCGCCTCACCGCACGGTTAGAGGCGATGATCACCGACCCTGTCTATGAGGGCAAATCGATGCAAGGCCTGATCGACCTGACCCAGAAGGGCCATTTCGAGAAGGGTGCAAAGATTCTCTACGCCCATCTCGGCGGCGCGCCGGCGCTCAACGGGTATGGGTACGCGTTCCGGAACGGCTGA
- the recQ gene encoding DNA helicase RecQ: MSAPSTAPLPAPANGRDALSVLHSVFGLPGFRGAQGEIIRHVTDGGNCLVLMPTGGGKSLCYQLPSLLREGCGIVVSPLIALMRDQVAGLLEAGVNAAALNSSLTLQEASDIERRLIAGDLDLLYVAPERLVTPRCLSLLAQAKVALFAIDEAHCVSQWGHDFRPEYVGLSIIAERFPNVPRIALTATADELTRKEIVERLRLADSPQFVSSFDRPNIRYEIVDKRNAVSQLKEFIRERHAGDAGVVYCLSRNRVEEVAAALDDAGIAALPYHAGLDSSIRSRNQDRFLNEDGIVIVATIAFGMGIDKPDVRFVAHLDLPKSIEAYYQETGRAGRDGKPSAAWMAYGLSDIVQQRRMIDESSGSDDFKRVSIGKLDALVGLAETAQCRRKRLLAYFGEAETANNCGNCDNCLTPPKMRDGKVLAQKLLSCAYRTGQRFGAMQLIDVLIGRLTEKVTQFGHDKLSVFGIGRELNEKQWRTVLRQLVAMGHLYSDSEAFGALKLTESARGVLRGETEVWLREEAPGTRVRASRTKSRRGDLAPAANAPQGDVDPELRARLRSWRSDIARERGVPAYVVLHDATIDGIVRAWPTTLDELRNVPGIGDKKLEHYGDELLQIVKTR, translated from the coding sequence ATGTCCGCTCCCTCCACCGCCCCGCTGCCTGCGCCGGCCAACGGCCGCGACGCGCTGTCGGTGCTGCATTCGGTGTTCGGCTTGCCGGGGTTCCGCGGCGCGCAGGGCGAGATCATCCGGCACGTCACGGATGGCGGCAATTGCCTGGTCTTGATGCCGACCGGCGGCGGCAAGTCGCTGTGCTATCAACTGCCGTCACTGCTGCGCGAAGGCTGCGGTATCGTGGTGTCGCCGCTGATCGCGCTGATGCGCGACCAGGTTGCCGGCCTGCTCGAGGCCGGGGTCAACGCCGCCGCGCTGAACTCGTCGTTGACGCTGCAGGAAGCTTCTGACATCGAGCGCCGCCTGATCGCGGGCGATCTCGACCTGCTCTATGTCGCGCCGGAACGCCTGGTGACGCCGCGCTGCCTGTCGCTGCTGGCGCAGGCGAAGGTCGCGCTGTTCGCGATCGACGAGGCGCATTGCGTCTCGCAATGGGGCCATGACTTCCGCCCCGAATATGTCGGCCTCTCCATCATCGCCGAACGTTTTCCAAACGTTCCGCGCATCGCGCTGACCGCGACCGCTGACGAGCTGACCCGCAAGGAGATCGTCGAGCGCCTCCGGCTCGCCGACAGCCCGCAATTCGTCTCCAGCTTCGACCGCCCGAATATCCGCTACGAGATCGTCGACAAGCGCAACGCAGTGTCGCAGCTGAAAGAATTCATCCGGGAGCGGCATGCCGGCGACGCCGGCGTGGTCTATTGCTTGTCGCGCAATCGCGTCGAGGAGGTTGCCGCCGCGCTCGACGACGCCGGCATTGCCGCGCTGCCTTATCACGCCGGGCTCGACAGCAGCATACGCTCGCGCAACCAGGACCGGTTCCTCAACGAGGACGGCATCGTCATCGTCGCGACCATCGCCTTCGGCATGGGCATCGACAAGCCCGACGTCCGCTTCGTCGCCCATCTCGATCTGCCGAAGAGCATCGAGGCCTATTATCAGGAGACGGGGCGCGCCGGCCGCGACGGCAAGCCGTCGGCGGCCTGGATGGCCTATGGTCTCTCCGACATCGTGCAGCAGCGCCGCATGATCGACGAGTCCAGCGGTTCTGACGATTTCAAGCGGGTGTCGATCGGCAAGCTCGACGCACTGGTCGGCCTCGCCGAGACCGCGCAGTGCCGGCGCAAGCGGCTGCTCGCCTATTTCGGCGAGGCGGAGACGGCGAACAATTGCGGCAACTGCGACAACTGCCTGACGCCGCCCAAGATGCGCGACGGCAAGGTGCTGGCGCAGAAGCTGCTGTCCTGCGCCTATCGCACCGGGCAGCGTTTCGGTGCGATGCAGCTGATCGACGTCCTGATTGGCCGCCTCACCGAAAAGGTGACGCAGTTCGGCCACGACAAATTGTCCGTGTTCGGCATCGGGCGCGAGCTGAACGAGAAGCAGTGGCGCACGGTGCTGCGGCAGCTGGTGGCGATGGGGCATTTGTACAGCGACAGCGAGGCGTTCGGCGCGCTGAAGCTGACGGAGAGCGCGCGCGGCGTGCTACGTGGCGAGACCGAGGTGTGGCTACGCGAGGAGGCGCCGGGCACGCGCGTTCGCGCGAGCCGGACAAAATCCCGCCGTGGTGACCTCGCGCCTGCGGCCAACGCGCCGCAGGGCGATGTCGATCCCGAATTGCGGGCGCGGCTGAGGTCCTGGCGTTCGGACATCGCGCGCGAACGCGGCGTGCCGGCCTATGTCGTGCTGCACGATGCGACCATCGACGGCATCGTCCGGGCGTGGCCGACGACGCTCGACGAGCTCCGCAACGTGCCCGGCATCGGCGACAAGAAGCTCGAGCATTACGGCGACGAGCTGCTCCAGATCGTCAAGACGCGGTAG
- a CDS encoding polysaccharide deacetylase family protein has product MWSALQGRVSNRLARHFRAAPHRLPAHAPMVSFTFDDAPDSAAGEGAELLEGHGGRGTYYLAGSLIDRPSDHWHGLSNDAIVRLYRGGHEIACHTFSHQSSANLDEAAMASEIERNRSHFHAIDSSIVLENFAYPYGIASVWRKPQLAKAFRSARGILPGVNRDVIDLQFLRASPLVDCEIDIAGVDRYFDEAVASGGWLIFYSHDVANAPSPYGCTPHLMRHALEAARKRDMPIVTVAEALRRIGA; this is encoded by the coding sequence GTGTGGTCGGCACTCCAGGGACGCGTGAGCAATCGGCTGGCCCGGCATTTCCGTGCCGCGCCGCACCGCTTGCCTGCGCATGCGCCGATGGTGAGCTTTACGTTTGACGACGCGCCCGATAGCGCTGCAGGCGAGGGCGCCGAGCTTCTCGAGGGGCATGGCGGCCGCGGCACCTATTACCTTGCCGGCAGCCTGATCGACCGTCCCTCGGATCACTGGCACGGCCTGTCGAACGACGCGATCGTGCGGCTTTACCGGGGCGGTCATGAGATTGCCTGTCATACATTTTCGCACCAGAGCTCGGCCAATCTCGACGAGGCCGCCATGGCAAGCGAGATCGAGCGTAACCGCAGCCATTTCCACGCTATCGATTCCTCGATCGTGCTGGAGAACTTCGCCTACCCCTATGGGATCGCCTCGGTCTGGCGCAAGCCGCAACTCGCAAAGGCCTTTCGCTCGGCGCGCGGCATCCTTCCCGGCGTCAATCGCGACGTCATCGACCTCCAGTTCCTGCGCGCCTCGCCTCTGGTCGATTGCGAGATCGATATTGCGGGCGTCGATCGCTATTTCGACGAGGCGGTCGCAAGCGGCGGATGGCTGATCTTCTACAGCCACGACGTCGCCAACGCGCCGAGCCCCTATGGCTGCACGCCGCACCTGATGCGCCATGCGCTGGAGGCGGCCCGGAAGCGCGACATGCCGATCGTGACGGTCGCGGAAGCGCTACGACGGATCGGGGCGTAG
- the metA gene encoding homoserine O-succinyltransferase MetA: MTILIDRDQGISSPALVPAEGDLARDHGFADLTIGLINNMPDPALKATERQFMRLLQAAAGPRRIRFHCFSLPSVKRSPEAKWHVESEYSELSELRHQKFDGLIVTGAEPVAPELDQEPYWRDLTELIDWAKVNTRSTIWSCLAAHAAVLHLDGIARRRLPAKCHGIFDCEAATNDALTRAAPAPLKVSHSRLNEIAESDLTQAGYQVLTRSAKAGVDIFVRQYASRFVFFQGHPEYDALSLQREYLRDIGRYLAREREAYPHLPVSYFDAATEEKLARFEKKATQQRHPALTNELPALNLRADIAAGTAAAALFRNWLQYLGAEADTWALAREPKGVGSTLGLPGR, encoded by the coding sequence ATGACGATCTTGATCGACAGGGATCAAGGTATCTCGAGCCCGGCGCTGGTACCGGCCGAGGGCGATCTCGCGCGCGACCACGGTTTTGCCGATCTCACGATCGGTCTGATCAACAACATGCCGGATCCGGCACTGAAGGCGACCGAGCGGCAGTTCATGCGGCTGCTCCAGGCGGCCGCAGGTCCGCGCCGCATCCGTTTCCATTGTTTCTCGCTGCCCTCGGTGAAGCGGTCGCCCGAGGCGAAGTGGCATGTCGAAAGCGAATATTCGGAACTCAGCGAGCTCAGGCACCAGAAGTTCGACGGGTTGATCGTGACCGGCGCCGAGCCGGTCGCGCCCGAGCTCGACCAGGAGCCGTATTGGCGCGACCTCACCGAGCTGATCGACTGGGCCAAGGTCAACACGCGCTCGACGATCTGGTCGTGCCTCGCCGCGCATGCGGCGGTGCTGCATCTCGACGGCATCGCGCGTCGGCGGCTCCCGGCCAAATGTCACGGCATTTTCGACTGCGAAGCTGCGACGAACGATGCGCTGACGCGCGCTGCGCCTGCGCCCCTCAAGGTCTCGCATTCCCGCCTGAACGAGATCGCCGAGAGCGACCTCACGCAGGCCGGCTATCAGGTGCTGACGCGTTCGGCAAAGGCCGGCGTCGATATCTTCGTCAGGCAATATGCCAGCCGCTTCGTGTTCTTCCAGGGCCACCCGGAATACGATGCGCTGTCGCTCCAGCGCGAGTATCTGCGCGACATCGGCCGCTATCTCGCGCGCGAGCGCGAGGCTTATCCGCACCTGCCCGTGAGTTATTTTGACGCAGCGACTGAAGAGAAGCTCGCCCGCTTCGAGAAGAAGGCGACCCAACAGCGCCACCCGGCGCTCACCAACGAACTGCCTGCGCTGAACTTGCGCGCCGATATCGCCGCCGGCACCGCCGCGGCGGCGCTTTTCCGCAACTGGCTCCAATATCTCGGTGCGGAAGCCGATACGTGGGCCCTGGCGCGCGAGCCGAAGGGCGTTGGTTCCACGTTAGGATTACCCGGGCGTTAA
- a CDS encoding O-acetylhomoserine aminocarboxypropyltransferase/cysteine synthase family protein, whose protein sequence is MRNETIAIHAGYEPEATTHAVAVPIYQTAAYAFDSADHGAALFNLEAEGFRYSRIANPTSAVLEKRIAQLEGGVGALAVATGQAALHFAFVNVADHGGNIVSVPQLYGTTHTLLSHILPRQGITGRFAESDKPDAIAKLIDENTRAVFAETIGNPAGNVCDIEALAKIAHAHGVPLIVDNTVATPILLKPFDYGADIAVHSLTKFLGGHGTTLGGAIVDSGNFPWAKHADRFPAYNKPDASYHGLVYAERFGRTAYIERARSVYQRTMGSVLSPFNAFLLLQGIETVALRMERHVENARKVAEFLRKDSRVAWVNYTGFADSPYYPLVQKYLDGNASSLFTFGIKGGMEAGKTFYDALKLITRLVNIGDAKSLACHPASTTHRQMSAEQQRVAGVLPETIRLSIGIEHSADIIEDIDQALEKACPSARLQAAE, encoded by the coding sequence ATGCGCAACGAGACGATCGCTATTCACGCCGGCTACGAGCCCGAAGCCACCACGCACGCGGTTGCGGTGCCGATCTACCAGACCGCGGCCTATGCCTTCGACAGCGCCGATCACGGCGCCGCGCTCTTCAATCTCGAGGCTGAGGGTTTTCGCTACAGCCGCATCGCCAATCCGACCAGCGCGGTGCTGGAGAAGCGTATCGCCCAGCTCGAAGGCGGCGTCGGCGCGCTCGCGGTTGCGACCGGCCAGGCTGCACTGCATTTCGCCTTCGTCAACGTCGCCGATCACGGCGGCAACATCGTTTCCGTACCGCAGCTCTACGGCACCACGCACACGCTGCTCTCGCACATCCTGCCGCGGCAGGGCATCACCGGCCGTTTCGCCGAGAGCGACAAGCCGGATGCGATCGCAAAACTGATCGACGAGAACACGCGCGCCGTGTTCGCCGAGACCATCGGCAATCCCGCCGGCAATGTCTGCGACATCGAGGCTCTCGCCAAGATCGCGCATGCGCACGGCGTGCCGCTGATTGTGGACAACACCGTCGCGACCCCGATCCTGCTCAAGCCGTTCGATTACGGGGCCGACATCGCCGTGCATTCGCTCACCAAGTTTCTGGGCGGCCACGGTACCACGCTGGGCGGGGCCATCGTCGATTCCGGAAACTTCCCCTGGGCGAAGCACGCCGACCGTTTCCCGGCCTACAACAAGCCCGACGCCTCCTATCACGGTCTCGTCTATGCCGAGCGCTTCGGCCGGACCGCCTATATCGAGCGCGCCCGCAGCGTCTATCAGCGCACCATGGGTTCGGTGCTGTCGCCGTTCAACGCCTTCCTGCTGCTCCAGGGCATCGAGACCGTCGCGCTGCGCATGGAGCGCCATGTCGAGAACGCCCGCAAGGTCGCCGAATTCCTGCGCAAGGACTCGCGCGTTGCCTGGGTCAACTACACCGGCTTTGCGGACAGCCCCTATTACCCGCTCGTTCAGAAATACCTCGACGGCAATGCTTCCTCGCTTTTCACCTTCGGCATCAAGGGCGGCATGGAAGCAGGCAAGACCTTCTACGATGCGCTGAAGCTGATCACGCGCCTAGTCAATATCGGCGATGCCAAGTCGCTGGCGTGCCATCCGGCCTCGACCACCCACCGGCAGATGTCGGCGGAGCAGCAGCGCGTCGCCGGCGTGCTGCCGGAGACGATCCGCCTCTCGATCGGCATCGAGCATTCCGCAGATATCATCGAGGACATCGACCAGGCGCTCGAGAAGGCCTGCCCGTCGGCACGCCTCCAGGCCGCGGAGTAG
- a CDS encoding amidase family protein, which produces MAKKTATKKKSVARKVTKTSVKASTARKGAVAKAVKKTVKKPGSRKSATARRPKGPVWQWSAVDTAAAIGNGAISAVETVEAHLDRMRAVNPRLNAVVVDLSEEALKAAHTADKQRARGGALGLLHGVPITIKENVDYEGRPNFNGVPANKDLIAPSDSPVVRNLKKAGAIVIGLTNTPEFSFRGFTDNPLHGLTLNPWDPNITCGGSSGGAGSAVAAGIGTIAHGNDIGGSLRWPAHCNGVATIKPTQGRIPAFNGSATAERPMLAHLMSAQGPLARHVGDVRLALDVMSQRDPRDPWWVPAPLAGPKPKGPIKVALARIPEDMDVDPSVRAALRQAADHLERSGYRVTEVDVPDIDGVWQTWCDIITNETVVMQEAGMLKVTSEDFHKAWGGMKTKANVLDLKAWMQATAARNGHIRAWQLFFEEYPVVLAPTTVKPTPGPRDDTVSADRVKEIFWGEIRFISAINVLGLPGAVVPVALHDGKPIGVQLIAGRYREDLALDAAAAIEKRAGVLAHRLWETME; this is translated from the coding sequence GTGGCGAAGAAGACGGCGACGAAGAAGAAAAGTGTTGCAAGGAAAGTAACGAAGACCTCGGTCAAGGCGAGCACCGCCCGCAAGGGGGCCGTTGCGAAGGCGGTCAAGAAGACGGTCAAGAAGCCGGGATCGCGCAAGTCGGCCACGGCACGCCGTCCGAAAGGTCCGGTCTGGCAATGGTCCGCGGTCGACACCGCAGCCGCGATCGGCAACGGCGCGATCTCCGCGGTCGAGACCGTCGAAGCGCATCTGGACCGGATGCGCGCCGTCAATCCGCGGCTGAACGCGGTTGTCGTCGATCTCAGCGAGGAAGCGCTGAAGGCTGCGCATACGGCCGACAAGCAGCGCGCCAGGGGCGGCGCGCTCGGCCTGCTGCACGGTGTGCCCATCACGATCAAGGAGAATGTCGACTACGAAGGCCGGCCGAATTTCAACGGCGTGCCCGCCAACAAGGATCTTATCGCGCCGTCGGATTCGCCCGTGGTGCGCAATCTCAAGAAAGCCGGCGCGATCGTCATCGGCCTCACCAACACGCCGGAATTCTCCTTCCGCGGCTTCACCGACAATCCGCTGCACGGGCTGACGCTGAACCCCTGGGACCCGAACATCACCTGCGGCGGTTCCTCGGGCGGCGCGGGGTCGGCGGTGGCCGCCGGCATCGGCACCATCGCCCATGGCAACGACATCGGCGGCTCGCTGCGCTGGCCGGCGCATTGCAACGGCGTCGCCACCATCAAGCCGACGCAGGGTCGGATCCCCGCCTTCAACGGAAGCGCAACGGCGGAGCGGCCGATGCTGGCGCATCTGATGTCGGCGCAGGGCCCGCTCGCCCGTCACGTCGGCGACGTCCGCCTCGCGCTCGATGTGATGAGCCAGCGCGATCCGCGCGATCCCTGGTGGGTGCCGGCGCCGCTGGCCGGGCCGAAGCCGAAGGGACCGATCAAGGTCGCACTGGCCAGGATCCCGGAGGACATGGACGTCGATCCGTCCGTCCGCGCGGCGCTGCGGCAGGCCGCCGATCACCTGGAGCGTTCCGGCTACCGCGTGACCGAGGTCGATGTCCCCGACATCGACGGCGTCTGGCAGACCTGGTGCGACATCATCACCAACGAGACCGTGGTGATGCAGGAGGCCGGCATGCTGAAGGTGACGTCCGAGGACTTCCACAAGGCCTGGGGCGGCATGAAGACCAAGGCCAATGTGCTCGATCTCAAGGCCTGGATGCAGGCGACGGCCGCACGCAACGGTCATATCCGCGCCTGGCAATTGTTCTTCGAGGAGTATCCGGTCGTGCTGGCGCCGACCACGGTGAAGCCGACGCCGGGACCGCGCGACGACACCGTCAGCGCCGATCGCGTGAAGGAAATTTTCTGGGGCGAGATCCGCTTCATCTCCGCCATCAACGTGCTGGGCCTGCCCGGCGCGGTGGTGCCGGTGGCCCTGCATGACGGCAAGCCGATCGGCGTGCAGCTGATCGCCGGCCGCTATCGCGAGGACCTCGCGCTCGATGCGGCGGCCGCGATCGAGAAGCGTGCCGGAGTGCTCGCTCACCGGCTCTGGGAGACGATGGAGTAA
- a CDS encoding uracil-DNA glycosylase family protein: MLVEFDSGYDQQPFRDLCADYPGAETYDPDDFRIEWGPNFHRGRLDGSARVLVVGQDPAQHETIVRRILVGTAGRRTQGFLAKLGITRSYVMVNTFLYSVYGQSGGNKHKNEPGIVEYRNKWFKAVLAPGNIEAVVSLGGLADEAWKAWLKTSDGAAYKTLAYQHITHPTWPESSAHDNATRAANTKIMLTKWNAALAALAPGLQHPDVPTTLVPYGDAFKPTELFDIIAKDLPAGLPAWMRGDTPWAVRQGADAATKRRTITITIPDGVIR; this comes from the coding sequence ATGCTCGTGGAATTCGACAGCGGATACGACCAGCAACCATTTCGAGATCTGTGCGCCGACTATCCGGGCGCTGAAACCTACGATCCCGACGATTTCCGGATTGAATGGGGGCCGAACTTTCACCGCGGCCGGCTCGACGGATCGGCGCGTGTGCTCGTCGTCGGTCAGGATCCCGCCCAGCACGAGACAATCGTGCGCAGAATTCTGGTCGGCACCGCGGGACGCCGCACTCAGGGCTTTCTCGCCAAGCTCGGCATCACGCGGAGCTACGTGATGGTGAACACCTTCCTGTACAGCGTCTACGGGCAGAGCGGCGGCAACAAGCACAAGAACGAGCCGGGCATCGTCGAGTATCGCAACAAATGGTTCAAGGCCGTCCTTGCGCCGGGCAATATCGAAGCCGTTGTTTCGCTCGGCGGCCTCGCCGACGAGGCCTGGAAAGCCTGGCTCAAGACGTCCGACGGCGCGGCCTACAAGACCCTCGCCTATCAGCACATCACCCACCCGACCTGGCCGGAAAGCTCGGCCCACGATAACGCGACGCGGGCCGCGAACACCAAGATCATGCTGACCAAGTGGAATGCCGCGCTCGCGGCTCTCGCGCCTGGGCTCCAGCATCCCGACGTGCCGACGACGCTCGTGCCGTATGGGGACGCCTTCAAGCCGACCGAGCTCTTCGACATCATCGCAAAGGATCTGCCGGCAGGCCTGCCGGCGTGGATGCGCGGAGACACGCCATGGGCCGTGCGCCAGGGCGCCGATGCGGCCACCAAGCGGCGCACGATCACGATCACCATCCCCGACGGAGTGATCCGATGA